A single window of Gossypium arboreum isolate Shixiya-1 chromosome 13, ASM2569848v2, whole genome shotgun sequence DNA harbors:
- the LOC108463446 gene encoding laccase-7-like, whose translation MERHFFFSACALLLLAASTASAARIVEHTFYVQNLTVNKLCNTQIITAVNGRLPGPTIRVQEGDTLLVHVFNKSPYNLSIHWHGVFQRLSGWADGPSMITQCPIRPGCKYIYKFTIIDQEGTLWWHAHVSFLRATVYGALIIRPRDGHSYPFPMPYKEVPILLGEWWNTNVFDVEKLAVATGAAPILSIAYTINGWPGDLYPCSENQMYKLKLLQGRTYLLRIINAALNHELFFKIANHKLTVVSIDARYTEPYVTNVVVSAPGQTVDVLLTADQPVGSYYMAATAYASADGVLFDNTTTRGVLAYDGAPSSTTPLMPVLPDFNDTPTAHKFYSNLTGLVGGPHWEPVPLKVDHEMLVTIGLGLEPCPVNTSCKGPKLSASMNNVSFVRPTSLSMLQAFFFNVNGVYTTDFPAKPTIEFDYTNASINNNIPMLFAPKGTKLTKLKFNSTVEIIFQNTAILGVENHPMHLHGFDFHVLAQGFGNYNPATDRKKHNSINPQMRNTIAVPAGGWAVTRFTANNPGVWVLHCHLDMHLPLGLATAFVVENGPTPETTLPPPPVDLPQC comes from the exons ATGGAGCGCCATTTTTTCTTTTCTGCCTGCGCTTTGCTTCTTCTGGCTGCTTCAACAGCTTCAGCTGCTAGAATAGTAGAGCATACATTTTAT GTGCAAAATTTGACTGTTAATAAGCTATGCAACACCCAAATAATTACTGCAGTCAATGGTAGGCTCCCCGGCCCGACAATTCGCGTTCAAGAGGGCGACACGTTACTTGTTCATGTCTTCAATAAGTCACCTTACAATTTGTCTATTCACTG GCATGGAGTGTTTCAAAGACTGAGCGGGTGGGCAGATGGACCCAGCATGATCACTCAATGTCCAATTCGACCTGGatgtaaatacatatataaattcacaATCATTGACCAAGAGGGAACCCTTTGGTGGCATGCTCACGTCTCATTTCTCCGTGCCACTGTCTACGGTGCACTCATCATACGCCCCAGAGATGGCCACTCTTATCCATTCCCTATGCCCTACAAGGAAGTTCCCATCCTTTTAG GTGAGTGGTGGAACACTAATGTCTTTGATGTGGAGAAGCTGGCAGTGGCTACGGGCGCTGCCCCAATCCTTTCCATTGCTTATACAATAAATGGATGGCCCGGTGATCTTTACCCATGCTCTGAAAATC AAATGTACAAGCTTAAGTTGTTGCAAGGGAGGACCTATCTCTTACGTATCATCAATGCTGCACTCAATCACGAGCTCTTTTTCAAGATAGCCAATCATAAGTTGACAGTTGTCAGCATTGACGCCCGCTACACTGAGCCTTATGTCACCAACGTCGTGGTAAGTGCCCCTGGACAGACGGTCGACGTTTTGCTAACTGCGGATCAGCCGGTCGGGTCATATTACATGGCCGCTACAGCATACGCAAGCGCTGATGGTGTACTATTTGATAATACTACCACAAGGGGTGTCCTCGCCTATGATGGTGCTCCGTCGTCGACAACGCCTCTAATGCCAGTCCTTCCGGATTTTAATGACACTCCCACGGCGCACAAGTTTTACAGCAACCTTACTGGGTTGGTTGGTGGGCCTCACTGGGAGCCGGTCCCGCTTAAAGTTGATCATGAGATGTTGGTGACGATTGGGTTGGGGCTGGAGCCCTGTCCGGTAAACACAAGTTGCAAGGGTCCAAAACTCTCAGCCAGCATGAACAATGTATCCTTTGTGAGACCTACCAGCTTGTCCATGTTGCAAGCCTTTTTCTTCAACGTCAATGGAGTTTACACCACTGATTTCCCTGCGAAGCCCACCATTGAATTTGACTACACCAACGCTAGCATTAACAACAACATTCCGATGCTGTTTGCCCCCAAAGGAACCAAGTTGACAAAGCTTAAGTTCAACTCAACTGTGGAGATAATCTTTCAGAACACAGCTATCCTTGGTGTAGAGAATCATCCCATGCACCTCCATGGCTTTGACTTCCATGTATTGGCTCAAGGGTTTGGAAACTATAACCCTGCCACTGATAGAAAGAAGCACAATTCTATTAACCCACAAATGCGTAACACAATTGCTGTTCCAGCAGGTGGATGGGCCGTTACCAGGTTTACAGCTAATAATCCGG GTGTATGGGTACTGCATTGCCACCTCGACATGCACCTCCCATTGGGCCTTGCCACTGCCTTCGTGGTTGAGAACGGCCCAACGCCGGAAACAACCTTGCCTCCACCGCCGGTGGATCTACCACAGTGCTAG